One Pseudomonas tolaasii NCPPB 2192 genomic window carries:
- a CDS encoding type VI immunity family protein, which yields MSTTHQMFTAEERDLFVELLKEWPNSESGTEEASHAVSPFINFYFPPTPDKHQEDALLMVDIHEAFEQLLGKPYTVGTHPISERPHPYGSSRLPDLREQARKSFDDEPFAFNFTDEKNHASSPTTAGYFWHTWFKRYEGRETAYSSITFYYRWQWWLDNREAWRRFVLKTIDLLKAHQVYSGFAMANPLEFGTRSAVTTWERALTPSFYGLDIDYAFSMRGELLDGIRPPTWAFLLADHWREKLDLTREQIRTALSHPRISITELQSGQWIELGEQPELYPVEKGMPELPMLLNKLLKPIRNDDLGLLGFGQWDGDPNERFTDADSRRWMARFDADSDWPTPATRFIAPLPMPSAQIPAPMPLRVVPGTACIQAGWWLVPGQAHTRRAFKQGEIMPDLDTAPIDDLVTWQRDLDQTPPAPARYANTHEPAPRAGRWEVENNPFVAHEVQLNEPLPTHEGRVVRWHWTVSGMRANSGQPCPYPGTWICEYKPGNQQVIEHGVLMPTVEGERVVWRWMGLQPL from the coding sequence ATGAGCACTACTCATCAGATGTTTACCGCCGAAGAGCGAGACTTGTTTGTCGAGCTGCTTAAGGAGTGGCCAAACTCCGAATCAGGCACGGAGGAGGCTTCACACGCCGTCAGCCCTTTCATCAACTTCTATTTCCCCCCTACGCCGGACAAACACCAAGAAGATGCGCTGCTGATGGTGGATATCCACGAAGCCTTCGAACAACTTCTTGGCAAGCCGTACACCGTTGGCACCCACCCAATTTCGGAACGCCCACACCCCTACGGCTCATCACGCCTGCCGGACCTGCGTGAACAGGCCAGGAAGAGTTTCGACGACGAACCCTTTGCTTTCAATTTTACCGACGAAAAAAATCATGCCTCGTCACCGACGACAGCAGGATATTTCTGGCACACATGGTTCAAAAGATACGAAGGAAGAGAAACCGCGTACTCCTCAATCACGTTCTATTACCGTTGGCAATGGTGGCTGGACAACCGCGAAGCATGGCGCCGCTTTGTGCTCAAGACCATTGACCTGCTGAAGGCTCATCAGGTCTACAGCGGCTTCGCCATGGCCAACCCGCTTGAATTTGGTACGCGATCAGCCGTCACCACTTGGGAGCGAGCACTAACCCCCAGTTTCTACGGTCTGGATATCGATTACGCTTTTAGTATGCGCGGCGAACTGCTCGACGGCATCCGCCCTCCCACCTGGGCCTTCCTGCTCGCCGACCACTGGCGCGAAAAACTTGACCTGACCCGCGAGCAAATACGTACGGCGCTGTCTCACCCACGCATCAGCATCACCGAATTACAGAGCGGCCAATGGATCGAATTGGGCGAACAGCCAGAGTTGTATCCGGTTGAAAAAGGTATGCCCGAACTGCCCATGCTCTTGAACAAACTGCTCAAGCCGATCCGCAACGACGACTTGGGATTGCTGGGCTTCGGCCAATGGGACGGCGACCCCAACGAGCGTTTTACCGATGCTGACAGCCGGCGCTGGATGGCCCGCTTTGACGCTGACAGCGATTGGCCTACGCCAGCAACGCGCTTCATCGCTCCATTGCCCATGCCTTCTGCCCAAATCCCTGCACCGATGCCTTTACGCGTGGTGCCGGGAACAGCTTGCATTCAAGCCGGATGGTGGCTGGTTCCAGGGCAGGCGCACACCCGTCGAGCCTTCAAACAGGGCGAGATCATGCCAGACCTCGATACGGCACCCATAGACGATCTGGTGACATGGCAGCGTGACCTTGATCAAACACCACCAGCGCCTGCCCGCTATGCCAACACCCATGAACCGGCTCCTCGTGCAGGACGCTGGGAAGTTGAAAACAACCCATTCGTCGCACACGAAGTTCAGTTGAATGAACCGCTCCCCACCCATGAAGGCCGTGTCGTGCGCTGGCACTGGACGGTCAGCGGTATGCGCGCGAACAGCGGTCAGCCCTGTCCGTATCCGGGCACTTGGATATGTGAATATAAACCGGGGAACCAGCAAGTCATTGAGCACGGCGTTCTGATGCCGACCGTGGAGGGTGAGAGAGTCGTCTGGCGCTGGATGGGACTGCAGCCATTGTGA
- a CDS encoding PLP-dependent aminotransferase family protein, which translates to MDLGIDRQALVPVVQQIVSAVAQWIRNSGAGPGTRLPSIRQLALDNLLSQSSVVEAFERMVAQGVLESKHGAGFVVAQPPVFQESQWYEGAELGWGAYLDSPLGELKLGCGWLPDAWRESDDICYAIREISRTDTAALFSYSTPLGLPALREQLLKRLARIDVTASLDRILTTHGASHAQDLLIRTLLKAGDTVVVETPGYANLYRQLERHGVALLEVPRTPTGPDIQVLETLLQQHRPKCLFITSVYHNPTGSSLCQSVAERLLQLAGSEDFLIIEEDVYGDLQQANCTRLAALPHEGRVIYVSSFSKTLSSALRVGYLCASASIIAQLASLKTLTGIGTSRFAEAVVATLLANGTYRKWVQRLRKRLHTQMAATLQVLEDEEWDVFAVPAGGMFVWARPGVGDGFRLQACARRLSVLLSPGGLFSPRGEHSDWLRINVAYADDQRALALFRAMGPARSTSTILKTTSM; encoded by the coding sequence ATGGATTTAGGGATCGATCGACAAGCCCTTGTACCGGTGGTGCAGCAAATCGTCAGCGCAGTGGCGCAGTGGATCCGCAACAGCGGGGCCGGGCCCGGCACGCGCCTGCCGTCCATCCGGCAATTGGCCCTCGACAACCTGCTGAGCCAGTCCAGCGTGGTCGAGGCGTTCGAGCGAATGGTGGCCCAGGGCGTGCTCGAGTCCAAGCATGGCGCGGGTTTTGTGGTGGCCCAGCCTCCGGTCTTTCAGGAAAGCCAGTGGTACGAGGGCGCAGAGCTTGGGTGGGGCGCGTACCTCGACAGCCCGCTGGGCGAGTTGAAGCTCGGGTGTGGCTGGTTGCCGGACGCCTGGCGCGAGAGTGATGACATCTGCTACGCGATCCGCGAAATCAGCCGCACCGACACCGCCGCGCTTTTCAGCTACAGCACGCCACTCGGCTTGCCGGCCTTGCGCGAGCAACTGCTCAAGCGGCTGGCACGAATTGACGTGACGGCCAGCCTTGACCGCATCCTCACCACTCATGGCGCCAGCCACGCGCAGGACCTGCTGATACGCACCTTGCTCAAGGCCGGCGATACGGTGGTGGTTGAAACGCCGGGGTATGCCAACCTCTATCGTCAACTGGAGCGTCACGGCGTCGCCCTGCTTGAGGTGCCGCGCACGCCCACCGGTCCGGATATCCAGGTGCTGGAAACCCTGCTGCAACAGCATCGTCCCAAGTGCCTGTTTATCACCAGCGTGTATCACAACCCCACCGGCAGCAGCCTTTGCCAGTCGGTGGCCGAGCGGCTGTTGCAACTGGCGGGCAGCGAAGATTTCCTGATCATTGAGGAGGACGTCTACGGCGACCTGCAGCAGGCCAATTGCACGCGGCTGGCGGCGCTGCCCCATGAGGGCCGGGTGATCTACGTGTCCAGTTTCTCCAAAACCCTCAGCAGCGCCTTACGAGTGGGTTACCTCTGCGCGAGTGCTTCGATCATTGCGCAATTGGCCAGCCTCAAAACGCTGACCGGCATCGGTACTTCACGGTTTGCCGAAGCGGTGGTGGCCACGCTGCTGGCCAATGGCACTTACCGCAAGTGGGTGCAACGCCTGCGCAAGCGCTTGCATACACAAATGGCCGCCACGTTGCAGGTGTTGGAGGACGAGGAGTGGGACGTGTTCGCCGTGCCCGCCGGAGGCATGTTCGTATGGGCGCGGCCAGGCGTGGGCGATGGCTTCCGCTTGCAGGCCTGCGCGCGCAGGCTGAGTGTGCTGTTATCACCCGGCGGGCTGTTCAGCCCGAGAGGCGAGCACAGTGACTGGTTGCGCATCAATGTGGCCTATGCTGATGATCAGCGGGCGCTGGCGTTGTTTCGCGCCATGGGGCCTGCCAGATCGACCTCTACCATTCTGAAAACGACGAGCATGTAG
- a CDS encoding methyl-accepting chemotaxis protein, with translation MQAMQQMGNGLSHMVSGLQAGIEQLASSAQSLSGVTEQTNVEVSSQKEETEQVATAMNQMTATVHDVARNAEEAAQAAQTADDKVDSGQQVVRQSLQRIELLAASSTSASASIESLSAEIQHIGTVLSVIKSVAEQTNLLALNAAIEAARAGEQGRGFAVVADEVRALAKRTQQSTEEIERLVSTLRNAAHSSVQQIQQSGELVKLAVSDALETESALGSIAAAVSLIQQMNQQIAAAAEEQSSVAEEINRSVTSIRASADQSALSMQGNAASSIQLAQLGAELKGMVRHFRL, from the coding sequence ATGCAAGCCATGCAGCAGATGGGCAATGGCCTGAGCCATATGGTCAGCGGGCTGCAGGCGGGCATCGAGCAATTGGCCAGCTCGGCGCAATCGTTGTCAGGGGTGACTGAGCAGACCAACGTCGAAGTCAGCAGCCAGAAAGAAGAAACCGAACAAGTCGCCACGGCCATGAATCAGATGACCGCCACCGTTCACGACGTGGCCCGCAACGCCGAAGAGGCCGCGCAGGCCGCGCAGACTGCCGACGACAAGGTCGACAGCGGCCAGCAGGTGGTGCGTCAGAGCCTGCAGCGCATTGAGCTGCTGGCGGCCTCCAGCACCAGTGCAAGCGCGAGCATCGAAAGCCTCAGCGCGGAAATTCAGCACATCGGCACCGTATTGAGTGTGATCAAAAGTGTGGCCGAACAGACCAACTTGCTGGCGCTCAATGCGGCGATTGAGGCGGCCCGCGCGGGCGAGCAAGGCCGGGGCTTTGCGGTGGTGGCCGATGAGGTGCGGGCGCTGGCCAAGCGTACGCAACAATCCACGGAAGAGATCGAGCGCCTGGTCAGCACTTTGCGCAATGCCGCGCATTCCTCTGTCCAGCAGATCCAGCAAAGCGGCGAGCTGGTGAAACTGGCGGTGAGCGACGCGCTGGAAACGGAAAGCGCGTTGGGCAGCATCGCAGCGGCCGTGTCGTTGATTCAGCAAATGAACCAGCAAATCGCGGCCGCGGCCGAAGAGCAAAGCTCGGTGGCCGAAGAGATCAACCGCAGTGTCACCAGTATCCGGGCGAGTGCCGATCAGTCGGCGTTGAGCATGCAGGGTAACGCCGCGTCGAGTATTCAACTGGCGCAGTTGGGGGCGGAACTGAAGGGGATGGTGAGGCACTTTCGCCTGTAA
- a CDS encoding alpha/beta fold hydrolase, with protein sequence MPVAVIDGQPLHYVDVGTGPVVLLGSSYLWGQEMWAPQIEALSQQYRVIVPELWGHGESGPLPAQTGSLDDLARQNLALLDHLDIAQVNLVGLSVGGMWGARLALLAPERMNSVVLMDTHLGAEPETTRQYYFSLFKMIEDAGAIPEPLLDVVAPIFFRPGIDRESALYQDYRKALQGFSRERLLNSIVPLGRIIFSRADILDQLPRLDADTTLVMCGEQDKPRPPAESREMAELIGCSLILIPEAGHISARENPDFVNEALLTFLANNA encoded by the coding sequence ATGCCCGTCGCCGTGATTGATGGACAACCGCTGCATTATGTTGACGTGGGCACCGGCCCCGTCGTTCTGCTGGGCTCAAGTTACCTGTGGGGCCAGGAGATGTGGGCCCCGCAAATCGAGGCCCTGTCGCAACAGTACCGAGTGATCGTTCCGGAACTGTGGGGCCATGGCGAATCGGGCCCGTTGCCCGCGCAAACCGGTTCCCTGGACGACCTGGCACGCCAAAACCTGGCGCTGCTCGACCATCTCGACATCGCCCAGGTCAACCTGGTCGGCCTGTCGGTGGGCGGCATGTGGGGCGCGCGCCTGGCCCTGCTGGCCCCTGAGCGCATGAACAGCGTGGTGCTGATGGACACGCACCTGGGCGCCGAGCCCGAGACCACGCGCCAGTACTACTTTTCGCTGTTCAAGATGATCGAAGACGCCGGCGCCATTCCCGAGCCGTTGCTGGATGTGGTCGCGCCGATCTTCTTCCGTCCCGGCATCGACCGCGAATCCGCGCTGTACCAGGACTACCGCAAAGCCTTGCAGGGTTTTTCCCGGGAACGCCTGCTGAACAGCATCGTGCCGCTGGGCCGCATCATCTTCAGCCGCGCCGACATTCTGGACCAACTGCCACGCCTGGATGCCGATACCACACTGGTCATGTGCGGCGAGCAAGACAAACCCCGTCCGCCCGCCGAATCCCGGGAAATGGCCGAATTGATTGGCTGCAGCCTGATCCTGATCCCCGAAGCCGGGCATATTTCCGCCCGTGAGAACCCGGACTTCGTCAACGAAGCGCTGCTGACCTTCCTCGCCAACAACGCCTGA
- a CDS encoding VRR-NUC domain-containing protein — translation MPVAPIARTLAHVIDKAYRAYRANQAYENAKTATELARLAVEINERRKQIKKVLQDTIEAMAREIDLKSSTFAAVDRGGNSTVSRRGQENVNFKEYIERKVPFRPAISQVCTVALQVPIKVPRRIRKKIAGDRVETTIEVALKQFTASLFFESVDEALQWRSPLKAEPNYNQSSQKALLGDPATRPKRFGSAIQPFWPRPRALAPDLVVVEYRQEPFEIENVFAAVEIKFPGDWVKHKQIEQYAELMQPRTGANRKKIGHEKVALLRVPEDCTGFNADEKKSTPTEQSRKKK, via the coding sequence ATGCCAGTAGCCCCCATCGCCCGAACGCTCGCTCACGTTATCGACAAAGCCTATCGGGCCTACCGAGCAAACCAGGCTTATGAGAACGCCAAGACTGCCACCGAACTGGCCCGGCTCGCTGTAGAGATTAACGAGCGAAGAAAGCAGATTAAAAAAGTTCTTCAAGACACTATCGAAGCAATGGCGCGTGAAATCGACCTCAAAAGCTCCACGTTTGCCGCAGTAGACCGGGGGGGCAATAGCACGGTTTCTCGAAGAGGTCAGGAGAACGTGAATTTCAAGGAATACATCGAACGTAAAGTGCCTTTTCGCCCCGCTATCAGCCAAGTCTGCACAGTCGCCCTGCAGGTGCCGATCAAGGTGCCACGCCGCATTCGCAAGAAGATCGCTGGCGACAGAGTGGAAACCACGATTGAGGTTGCACTCAAGCAGTTCACGGCCTCGCTGTTCTTTGAGTCCGTGGACGAGGCGCTGCAATGGAGAAGCCCGCTCAAGGCCGAGCCAAATTACAACCAAAGCAGCCAAAAAGCGTTGCTTGGCGATCCAGCGACTCGCCCCAAAAGGTTTGGCAGCGCGATCCAGCCATTCTGGCCTCGCCCGCGCGCTCTGGCACCTGATCTGGTGGTAGTGGAATACCGCCAGGAACCCTTTGAGATCGAAAACGTATTTGCGGCGGTCGAGATCAAGTTTCCAGGGGATTGGGTAAAACACAAACAAATAGAGCAATACGCTGAGCTTATGCAGCCGAGAACTGGAGCCAACCGAAAAAAGATTGGGCACGAGAAAGTGGCCTTGCTACGCGTTCCGGAAGATTGCACCGGTTTTAATGCAGATGAAAAAAAATCCACGCCAACCGAGCAGTCACGGAAGAAGAAATAA